The window TTACCCAACACCCCTTCACGATCCAGAATATATTAAGAAAACGATTGAGAATGGAACGATTTATTATGGATTTATTTGTGAAGGACGAATTGTCAGTGCGGCCTCCGCTGAGGTGAATAACAGCTATGCAAATGCGGAGCTAACAGATTGTGCAACGGTAAAAAATCATCGTAAATTTGGGCTTATGAAATTTATCTTAGCTAAATTGGAAGAGGCTTTAAAGGAACAAGGCATTTTCTGTGCCTATTCGATTGCTCGTGCGCAATCGTTCGGTATGAATGCTGCTCTACACCAGCTTGGCTATGCTTATCGAGGAAGATTAGTAAACAACTGCTACATCTTTAATCATTTAGAAAATATGAACATGTGGGTGAAGAATCTTTCTATGCCGTCTTAATCACTGTCTAATCCATAACTGCGCTAAGTTTTCGGCATTCTGATGACAAATATTCGGCACCGGCTCATAGGATAGTAATATGAGAGGGGGGAGAAAGATTGCATCAGGAAAACATGATTTCAAAGGAAATTCTTTCGGCCATATTACAGGGGATTGATGAAGGAATACATGCCGTTAATTTATCTGGCGAAACCATCTTTTATAACCCTATTGCAGCAGCGCATGACGGACTTGTGGTTGAGGAAGTAATTGGAAAATCGATCTTGGAGGTTTTCCCTTCACTGACAAGGCATTCAAGCACATTGTTAAAGGTCATTCTGACAAAAAAGCCGATATATAATCAAGTGCAGCGTTATGTCAATCTTCATGGGAAAAAGATTGAAACCATAAATACAACGCTGCCTATTTTTATCGATGGCGAGTTAGCGGGAGCTGTTGAAATCGCAAAGGATTATTCCCGTTTGAAAATGCTATCGGAAAAGCTGCTTGATTTGCAGCAAAGGATGCAGAAAAGATATGGAAATAATGCTGGTTCGAAAGGGAGTACTGCTTATCAATTTTCGAGCCTAAAAAGTATCAATCCTGAGTTTATTAGCATGATAACGGGAGCGGAAAGGCTAGCGAAATCGGATTCACCTATTCTGGTATATGGCGAAAGCGGTACCGGAAAGGAGCTTTTTGTCCATGGTGTTCATCACGCGTCAGTACGAGCACAGGGACCTTTTATTGTTCAAAACTGTGCGGCAATCCCGGAAGCCTTACTTGAAAGCCTGCTGTTTGGGACATCAAGGGGAAGCTATACAGGAGCCGTTGAAAGAGCTGGCTTATTTGAATTGGCTGACGGTGGGACCTTGTTTCTTGACGAGCTTCATGCGATGCCAATTGAACTGCAGGCGAAGCTCCTTCGGGTGATTGAGGATGGAATGATACGAAGAGTTGGCAGTACAAAATCCCACTATGTCAACGTCAGGGTGATAGCAGCAATGAATATCTCGCCTAATGAAGCACTGGAAGCGAGGATGCTGAGACCTGATTTATTTTATCGCTTAAACGTACTCATGTTCAGACTACCACCGCTACGGGAGCGAAGCGAGGATATCCCTTATTTAACAGATTATTTTCTTTCCCTCTATAATAAAAAGCTACAAAAGCAAATAACAGTAATCGATAAGCAGGTTCGACAGCTGTTTCTCTCCTATAGCTGGCCTGGAAATGTACGTGAACTGAAGCATGCCGTAGAATATATGATGACGGTTTGTGAAGGGAACGCGCTGACTCTGGAGGAGCTGCCGATTATGTTAAAGAAAAATTGGCAGGTGACAGAAGAGCGGACGATGGAGCATCAGGTTTCCCTTCGAGAAAAGATTGACCAGTATGAAAGAAGCATGATTCATCAGGCTATGCTGCAGAGTGAAGGAAATATCCAAAAAGCGGCAAAGCTTCTCTGTATCCCACGTCAAACTCTGCAATATAAATTAAAAAAGCAGAATTGAAAAGAGCCAAAAAATTGGCAGCTGCTAGAAGCAATTATTTTTAAACGGGCTAAATAGCTGGATTATCCCCTCCTTTTAGCATTGGCATTAAACTTGCATATAAATAGTGTATGTCATGTTTATTGTGCAATAGCGATGAGGAGGAATCGATTTGAAACCGTTCTTATATAAACCTAAACGACATTGGAAGGATATCGAGCTGTGGAAGGATGTCACCGATGAGCAGTGGAATGATTGGCTATGGCAGCTAACGAACACGATTCGAACGTTGGAGGATTTAAAAAAAGTAATTCAGCTTACACCTGAAGAAGAAGAGGGCGTCCAGATATCCACGAAAACCATTCCGTTAAATATCACCCCATATTATGCTTCACTCATGAATCCCAATGATCATAGATGCCCTATCCGAATGCAATCAGTCCCCATTGAGAAGGAAATATACAAAACGAAATATGATTTAGAGGACCCTTTATACGAAGATGAGGATTCGCCGGTACCTGGGTTAACACATCGATATCCGGACCGTGTTCTGTTTCTCGTCACCAATCAATGCTCTATGTATTGCCGATATTGTACTCGGCGCCGCTTTTCGGGTCAGATAGGCATGGGTGTTCCGAAAAAGCAGCTAGATGCTGCGATTGAGTATATCCGCTCTACACCCGCTGTCCGTGATGTTCTCATTTCTGGCGGTGACGGTCTTTTAATCAACGACCAAATATTAGAGTATATCTTAAAAAATCTCCGTGGTATTGAGCATGTCGAAATCATTCGAATCGGTACAAGAGCACCGGTAGTATTTCCGCAGCGAATTACAGAAAATTTATGTCAAATCCTAAAAAAATATCATCCCGTTTGGTTAAATACACATTTTAATACGTCGATAGAAATTACCGAGGACTCGAAAAAAGCCTGTGAAATGCTAGCAAATGCAGGCGTGCCGGTTGGAAATCAATCGGTTATCTTAGCCGGAATTAATGACAGTGTGCCGATTATGAAAAAATTAATGCATGATCTCGTAAAAATCCGGGTGAGACCTTATTATATTTACCAATGTGATTTATCTGAAGGAATTAGTCATTTTCGTGCACCGGTTTCAAAGGGTCTTGAAATTATTGAAGGGTTGCGGGGACACACTAGCGGGTATGCGGTGCCGGCCTTCGTCGTAGATGCTCCTGGCGGGGGCGGTAAGATTACCTTGCAGCCGAATTATCTTATTTCGCAGAGTGCAGATAAAATAGTACTACGAAATTATGAAGGGGTTATCACAACCTATCCCGAACCAGAAAATTATATACCAGGCCGTGCAGAAGCTTATTTTAAGGAGACCTATCCAGAAATGGAGGAGAAACGTTCCAATACAGGAATTTCTTCACTATTGAACGATACTCAGTTTAATTTGATACCAGAGGGTCTAAACCGTATCAATCGAAGGAAGGAGTATGCAGAGAATCCGCGGCATCAAACCTTAAAGGATAAGCGGGAAAAGCGTGATGAATTAAAAGAGAAAAAGTTTCAAGCCCAACAAAAAAAGAGCACACCGAAAGTGAAGGAGGATGAGTAGCATGGAAATTTGTCCATGGTGTGAGGTGGGGAAGCTTTCATCGGTAACGGATACCGTGTATTGGGAATTACCAGATGGAACAAGGGCTGTTGAAATCAATGAAACACCATCCTTTTATTGTGATAATTGTCGTGCGTTATTTCAAAGCGATGAGCTTGTTAAGCAAATTGAAGACCAGTTATTTTTAATTGATACAAAACAACTTGGTAAGCAGACGACGTATGATGAATTAATGAATATGAAAAGACTATTGAAACGCAATTATTTTGATTTTTGACAAGGATGAAATCGGGAAGGCTGAGTTTTAACGGCCTTCTTTTTTGTGTTCTCTAGCTCTGTTTAAGCATTCATTACTTTTTCGAAAAGAGTTGTTCACATAATTTTCATACTTTTTTCACAAAGGTTATTCTTTCCATCTCTATAATATAAAAGGGATTGTTTTTTGAAAATGGGAGGAATAAGAATGAAATTGGTCTTAATGCTATTACTTGCCTTGGCAATGTTTGTGTTATTTTTTTGCGGATATTATACAGGGGTCATTAAAGAAAAGTATGGGAAAAGCTGGCTTCAAGCGGTTCCAGTTACAGTTGCGATCTTAATGTTTAATGTGATTTGGGCATTGACTGAATTGGCAAAGACCGACAGATGGCAATAATGATAGGAAAGTGATTCAGCCCGGGGAAATCCTCGGGCTGTTTTATGTAGCTTTTTTTTGCAAACTAGTGGACGAATTACAGTGTTTTCCTTTATAGTAGGAACAATCAAGTTTTATGTAAGGGGAGTAATTGATGATGGCCAAATCGTTTTATCATTTTTTGATGAAATATCGTCATCCTGAGCCGAAGGATGACATTAGCTTATTTGCAAACCATGCCTATCGAGACCATAGTTTTCCGAAGACATATACAAATTATGATCAATTAAGTTCCTACCTCGAATTAAATGGTTCTTATTTGAAAAGTATGAGAGTGTTTGATGAAGCCTGGGAGCTATATTTATTCCATGAATATGAGTGAAGCTGTACCTTTTGAGTGAAATTAAGTGTTTATGATTATTTCCATATCGACTGCTCATGCATATACTATGTTAACTACCTTAAACGGCTTGACCATGAGGAGAGGGATGATATGGGAAGAAGAAGAAAATCGAAATATCAAATTGGCGACACTGTCGTGATTACACTATACGGTACGGTTGGCAAAGTGACAAAAGTTCAATGGCTAGATGATACTTATGTTTATGAGGTTAATAAGAGCGAAGAATTGTATAAAGAAACAAGTCTGCAATTGTTAGAAGAATATGATGGTGAAATATATGAAAAAGAACATATTGACATTGAATATAAATTTTTTATTGGTGATATTGTTCAAGTAAAGGGTCAAGGATATGACCTCTATAAGGTGGTTGGTTTCCGAACGGAAATATGGCGTTATAAGGAAAGCTCTTGGGAAGACATTATCTATGAATTGGCACGTATTAATGATGGAGAATGGCTTGAAGCCAGTGAATCAGATTTAACATTGCTGGCAGATGAAGAGAACGCAGAGGCATTTCTACAGAAGCTAGGTCTCTTATACTTCATCAAAAACCAGAATGGGCAGCCCGTCAAAGAAATAGCCTTTTCCCTTGAAAATAAGGAAGCCCCAGTCGAAGATAAACGAATGGAACAAATCAACCGCTTACTTGATATCTATAATGACTATCGTTTTCTATATGAATGGTTTAAGGATGAAGAATATCGTCAAATCATGCGGGCGGCGATTCTTGAATTGAAAAAATTAACAATGGATGATAAGAAACCATCTTAATTGACTTATATATCGCTTACGGAAGCTTACCAAATGATATCAGCACATAAATAAGAAAAGGGATACCTAGCAACATGGTCAGCTGGAAGCTTGTTTGTAAAACCCGGTTGAAAATTGTAAGCGTCATACTTTCTTCATTATTCACATCTGCCTTTATGAACTCAATCATTTGGGTAATCTTCACCATTATTCCCCCTCTTATACTTTTTCCTGTACTTCAAATGTATGCTTGTCATACAGAAAAATGCTTTTCAATTTTTATGAAATAAAAATCCTTTTTCGGTCTATCTAGATTTATAGGCTCATATATTTTTTATAAAGGGGGCGACGCTGTGAAAGAAATTGAGGTCATAATAGATACCGATGAAATTGCTGAGTTTTTCTATCAGGAGTTATTAAAAAGAGGCTATGTTCCTTCAGAAGAAGAATTAGATGACCTCGCTGATATCACTTTTGACTATCTCATAGAAAAATGCATTATAGATGAAGAAATTAATGAAGAATAAATCTGATGATGAATGAAACCGAAAAGAACCGAATCGATGTTAACCGGTGCTTTTAATAGGTTTTTTGAATAAGTTGAATAAAGAGAAAGGACAAAAATGACGAGCATTTGTTTCGTCATTTTTGTTCTTTTTTCTGAAATCATTGAAACCTATTGGCTAGCTGTAACGTATAGAAGGCAGAGGATTTCAAGGGAGGAACCATTATGTTAAAAAAATTATTAAGGTCCATCTTAAATCAATCATCACACCACCGTAAATACAACAGTTCCAGTCATGCCTTTCGGCGTCATAGTCATCGCCACCACTCACATAGGGGACATGGATATTATAAAAAGAGTCGAAAAAGCAGTTTTTTCTCAAGTATGAGCGGATTTTTCAGCAGTTAATGATTGACCAAGAGTTACTGACAAAAAGGGAATATAATCCATGTTAAGAGGTGCTTTACTATTTACGGTAAATGTTCTTGAAAAAAAATTACCTAATGGGATGGTTATTAATTCTCGTTATAAAGTTAAAGATTTTCTTGGCAGGGGGAGCTATGGAAGCAGTTATCTTGTTTATGACACACAAGAAAAGTCACAAGTCGTATTAAAGTTATTACGAGTGCATAGACGATGGAAAAAATCAGGTAGATTAGCTTTCGAGCATGAGCAGGAGCTACTGAAGGAAATCAATCACCCATACTTTCCTAAATTTTTCGAAAAGGGTGAATATAACAGCAAGCCTTATTTTACAATGGAGTATGTGAATGGCAAAACCTTTGAGGAATTGATATTTGAGGAAGGTAAAGTCTATGGTGAAAAGGAAGCATTTCAAATCGGTTTAGAACTACTGAAAATGATGGAATGGCTCCATGACAATGGAATTATTCATCGTGATATTCGAATTCCAAACGTCATGCTTTGTGAAAATCGTTTACGACTGATAGATTTTGGCCTTGCACGGAGGTTTGAGAAGAAAAAGCTTGGTCCTTTTTCTCTCAATCAGATCAAGAGGATTTTATCTCCAATTAGTGATTTTTATGCTCTTGGTCATTTTTTATTATTTCTATTATATTCATCCTATGAAGTGAAGGAAAATGAACAGGAAAGAAGCTGGGAGGATGAGCTGGACATATCTATTCAAGCAAAAGGTATTATCCGAAAATTATTAGCCATCGATGAACCCTATCAATCCTGTCAAGAAATTGCCCAAGACGTTATGCAATTGACGTAGACTTAAAAAACAAAGCGTTTTATGTTGCTGAGCATAAGGGAGGAATTGAATATGTCTTTTTTTAATAAGGTGCTAGCGAGTGTTGGAATTGGAGCGGCATCAGTTGATACAAAGCTTGAAAAGGATCGGGTTTATCCTGGTGAAGAGATTAAAGGGGTGGTTGAAATTCGCGGCGGCAATGTTGAGCAGCAAATTGATGATATTTATCTGTCTGTTAACACCCAATATATTAAGGAATCAGACGATAAAAAGTACTATGCTACAGCAACCATTGAGCGGATTCGCTTAGCCTCCGGTTTTACTGTTGCCGCTAAGGAAACAAGGGCCATTCCATTTTCCTTTCATCTGCCCATTGAAACACCTGTTTCAATGGGCAAAGCGAAGATATGGGTAGCAACTGGACTTGATATTAAAAATGCAGTGGACCCTTCTGATAAAGATTATTTGAATGTTAAGCCAAGTGCACTATTAGATGGTGTGTTAAATAGTATTACATCATTAGGCTTTCGTTTACGTGAGGTAGAATGTGAACAAGCCCCTTATC of the Bacillus tuaregi genome contains:
- a CDS encoding YokU family protein → MEICPWCEVGKLSSVTDTVYWELPDGTRAVEINETPSFYCDNCRALFQSDELVKQIEDQLFLIDTKQLGKQTTYDELMNMKRLLKRNYFDF
- a CDS encoding YozD family protein, yielding MKEIEVIIDTDEIAEFFYQELLKRGYVPSEEELDDLADITFDYLIEKCIIDEEINEE
- a CDS encoding serine/threonine protein kinase yields the protein MLRGALLFTVNVLEKKLPNGMVINSRYKVKDFLGRGSYGSSYLVYDTQEKSQVVLKLLRVHRRWKKSGRLAFEHEQELLKEINHPYFPKFFEKGEYNSKPYFTMEYVNGKTFEELIFEEGKVYGEKEAFQIGLELLKMMEWLHDNGIIHRDIRIPNVMLCENRLRLIDFGLARRFEKKKLGPFSLNQIKRILSPISDFYALGHFLLFLLYSSYEVKENEQERSWEDELDISIQAKGIIRKLLAIDEPYQSCQEIAQDVMQLT
- the kamA gene encoding lysine 2,3-aminomutase, yielding MKPFLYKPKRHWKDIELWKDVTDEQWNDWLWQLTNTIRTLEDLKKVIQLTPEEEEGVQISTKTIPLNITPYYASLMNPNDHRCPIRMQSVPIEKEIYKTKYDLEDPLYEDEDSPVPGLTHRYPDRVLFLVTNQCSMYCRYCTRRRFSGQIGMGVPKKQLDAAIEYIRSTPAVRDVLISGGDGLLINDQILEYILKNLRGIEHVEIIRIGTRAPVVFPQRITENLCQILKKYHPVWLNTHFNTSIEITEDSKKACEMLANAGVPVGNQSVILAGINDSVPIMKKLMHDLVKIRVRPYYIYQCDLSEGISHFRAPVSKGLEIIEGLRGHTSGYAVPAFVVDAPGGGGKITLQPNYLISQSADKIVLRNYEGVITTYPEPENYIPGRAEAYFKETYPEMEEKRSNTGISSLLNDTQFNLIPEGLNRINRRKEYAENPRHQTLKDKREKRDELKEKKFQAQQKKSTPKVKEDE
- a CDS encoding sporulation protein translates to MSFFNKVLASVGIGAASVDTKLEKDRVYPGEEIKGVVEIRGGNVEQQIDDIYLSVNTQYIKESDDKKYYATATIERIRLASGFTVAAKETRAIPFSFHLPIETPVSMGKAKIWVATGLDIKNAVDPSDKDYLNVKPSALLDGVLNSITSLGFRLREVECEQAPYHLRGKQPFVQEFEFVPTSGPFRGRLDELELVFLPTSHNTVDLYFQVDRKARGLGGFLAEALEMDETNVRLSITTSDLATLPQSLRSLLEKYS
- a CDS encoding sigma-54 interaction domain-containing protein codes for the protein MISKEILSAILQGIDEGIHAVNLSGETIFYNPIAAAHDGLVVEEVIGKSILEVFPSLTRHSSTLLKVILTKKPIYNQVQRYVNLHGKKIETINTTLPIFIDGELAGAVEIAKDYSRLKMLSEKLLDLQQRMQKRYGNNAGSKGSTAYQFSSLKSINPEFISMITGAERLAKSDSPILVYGESGTGKELFVHGVHHASVRAQGPFIVQNCAAIPEALLESLLFGTSRGSYTGAVERAGLFELADGGTLFLDELHAMPIELQAKLLRVIEDGMIRRVGSTKSHYVNVRVIAAMNISPNEALEARMLRPDLFYRLNVLMFRLPPLRERSEDIPYLTDYFLSLYNKKLQKQITVIDKQVRQLFLSYSWPGNVRELKHAVEYMMTVCEGNALTLEELPIMLKKNWQVTEERTMEHQVSLREKIDQYERSMIHQAMLQSEGNIQKAAKLLCIPRQTLQYKLKKQN
- a CDS encoding YozE family protein yields the protein MAKSFYHFLMKYRHPEPKDDISLFANHAYRDHSFPKTYTNYDQLSSYLELNGSYLKSMRVFDEAWELYLFHEYE